In the Topomyia yanbarensis strain Yona2022 chromosome 3, ASM3024719v1, whole genome shotgun sequence genome, one interval contains:
- the LOC131693035 gene encoding uncharacterized protein LOC131693035 isoform X2 has translation MKGFVFGLRLFVKLNHGLLLVLLVLVQVEGLPKVFRSNEICGVYNGHRVYLELGDRGQLQATNVTVAKHLNRTASTVCTLELVTCPSCNLKISLSYSNFPTKCSIRNELPCRCDYLEFSEPPFEEDQSRRRNCGNDVIYQSQTRSVLIKFIHWNNHTHAFTLEYVAERNRESLQGDPGQYYNLTGMHSRIITTPYFPSYYPRDFGKEYVLNCNVDACRINIIFSDFQLAKTSTMEFYDWNGQRLGAVSGVSFRPPVVQSTGPSMIVRFFANGGSGLGYRAKVSFLTEESASEPSVLPDTNCGGMVENIGGAITMMNMVPSDNDSKIFDCIWLVKPPNTYAHLKTHLSLKINTLEKIGPNSMLTMIQGTTSNNAVMDVVRSSMQGNGRNYVVPLTTGFYIHLRGTFTIYTRMALVYAAFSYLDCYMGSEYLCQNRKCIPIQLHCDGFDHCGDGSDEPESCEAQWESDVVDRRWYSHTPNYYFPKMDRYPDLRTATTIFIASSLGLIVLISTLVILLYRSGNRARQQRELQSQLQTISDLLVDNNSRGAEELDDPPMYEAPPDYDEIIKVGMDDDVKRKRRRHSSSSSGRRSRMRRARRPSNVSDSNNPILEVWLPPESNDIPSTSGTLHVPYGGDNQRSLDLEDDISYDSHWNHQESNAFMSTRVIEAAASCSTGQNLINGTATSSSATNVPPAYDESLFYRNRISSAKIVSHSTSTSDDSMPRGCSEEAPNVTPSPKEASEQSTSRIPPPTERSNSNNTRSSTSFDATEKPQHIWSENTRRQRLWLTFGSDEFQFPAASTSYCEALDSIDFSRVRAIDAYLLACESASNNKQSSPEDNSQNKMGVTGCPPISSTSSVLKNLQTDSSTSIASNGQGYTAKNCHCCKEKLSLQDSLCQNCTSVRQTSIPAVICSTCGGKISLQESLNLSREANQQTTTGGSDGEVPLPSGPTVKLCNCFPQFGSPNKILRAGSANYIPDRACSIDLIETGYARRSVANLASSFEAFFNSHITARKPDI, from the exons CACCTCAATCGAACCGCATCCACCGTCTGCACCCTCGAACTGGTCACATGTCCGTCATGTAATCTGAAAATCTCATTAAG CTATTCAAACTTTCCCACCAAATGCTCCATTCGCAACGAGCTACCGTGTCGGTGCGATTAtctggaattttctgaacctccCTTCGAGGAAGACCAGTCCCGACGACGCAACTGTGGAAATGACGTAATCTATCAATCGCAGACCCGTTCGGTACTAATCAAGTTCATACATTGGAATAACCACACCCATGCTTTCACTTTGGAGTACGTCGCGGAAA GAAACCGCGAATCACTGCAAGGTGATCCAGGACAATACTATAATCTCACCGGAATGCATTCTAGAATCATAACAACTCCCTACTTTCCGTCATACTATCCGAGAGACTTTGGAAAGGAATATGTGTTAAATTGTAATGTGGATGCTTGCAGGATAAACATAATCTTCAGTGATTTTCAGCTAGCGAAAACTTCTACGATGGAGTTCTACGACTGGAATGGACAACGGCTGGGAGCAGTTTCAGGTGTGAGTTTTCGACCGCCGGTGGTACAGAGTACTGGTCCCTCAATGATAGTTAGATTTTTTGCTAATGGAGGCTCTGGACTAGGCTACCGTGCGAAAGTATCGTTTTTGACAGAGGAAAGTGCCTCAGAACCGTCGGTACTACCGGATACCAACTGTGGTGGTATGGTGGAGAACATTGGCGGGGCCATCACAATGATGAACATGGTGCCTAGCGATAACGACTCCAAGATATTCGACTGTATCTGGTTGGTGAAACCCCCGAATACCTATGCGCATCTTAAGACGCACCTGTCCCTGAAGATTAACACGCTGGAAAAGATCGGGCCGAATTCCATGTTGACTATGATTCAGGGTACGACTTCGAACAATGCAGTGATGGATGTGGTTCGATCCAGTATGCAAGGAAACGGAAGGAACTACGTGGTTCCGTTGACGACGGGATTTTATATACATTTGAGGGGGACATTCACAATATATACCAGAATGGCTTTGGTGTATGCGGCCTTTAGTTATCTTG ATTGCTATATGGGATCTGAATATCTctgtcaaaatcgaaaatgcaTCCCAATCCAGCTTCACTGTGATGGTTTTGATCACTGTGGGGATGGAAGCGATGAACCAGAAAGCTGTGAAGCTCAATGGGAGTCTGATGTGGTGGATCGCCGATGGTATTCGCATACACCGAACTATTACTTTCCTAAGATGGATCGATATCCGGATCTTCGGACTGCTACTACCATCTTTATTGCAAGTTCTCTAGGTTTAATAGTTTTAATTTCAACACTGGTTATATTGCTGTATCGCTCTGGAAATCGCGCACGCCAGCAACGGGAACTGCAAAGTCAACTACAGACCATCAGTGATTTATTAG TAGATAATAATTCGCGTGGCGCTGAAGAACTGGACGATCCACCGATGTATGAAGCTCCACCTGACTATGATGAAATAATCAAAGTAGGAATGGATGACGATGTCAAGCGAAAACGAAGAAGACATTCGTCGTCTTCTTCCGGAAGGCGGAGCCGGATGAGACGAGCCCGTAGACCTAGTAACGTTTCCGATAGTAACAATCCGATTCTTGAGGTTTGGCTACCACCAGAATCGAATGATATTCCCTCAACTAGTGGAACGCTGCATGTACCCTACGGTGGTGATAACCAACGAAGTCTAGATCTAGAGGACGACATTTCATACGATTCACACTGGAATCATCAGGAATCGAATGCTTTCATGTCTACCCGTGTCATAG AAGCTGCAGCGTCGTGTTCGACGGGCCAAAACCTCATCAATGGCACGGCAACGTCCAGCAGTGCAACTAATGTACCACCAGCGTACGATGAATCGTTGTTCTACCGGAATCG CATCTCATCCGCGAAGATCGTAAGCCACTCAACATCCACGTCCGACGACAGCATGCCTAGAGGCTGCTCTGAGGAAGCACCCAATGTCACACCATCGCCGAAGGAAGCTTCCGAGCAGTCCACCTCCCGTATACCACCACCGACCGAGAGAAGCAATAGTAATAATACACGATCATCTACTTCCTTCGATGCCACAGAGAAGCCTCAACACATATGGAGTGAAAACACTCGTCGCCAACGGCTCTGGTTGACGTTTGGGAGCGATGAATTTCAGTTTCCTGCTGCTTCTACCAGCTACTGTGAAGCGCTCGATTCAATAGATTTCAGCCGAGTACGAGCTATCGATGCCTATCTTTTAGCATGCGAGTCAGCTTCCAATAATAAACAGAG tTCACCCGAAGATAACAGCCAGAATAAGATGGGTGTTACTGGTTGCCCGCCGATTTCATCAACATCGTCTGTCCTGAAAAACCTTCAGACCGACTCTTCAACAAGTATTGCATCAAACGGCCAAGGCTATACGGCTAAGAACTGTCACTGTTGCAAAGAAAAGCTGAGTTTACAGGACTCCCTGTGTCAAAACTGTACTTCTGTCCGACAGACTTCCATACCAGCTGTTATCTGCTCTACATGCGGGGGAAAGATATCTCTTCAGGAAAGTCTGAATTTGTCTCGTGAAGCGAACCAACAGACTACTACTGGTGGCAGTGATGGAGAGGTGCCGCTACCATCAGGGCCGACTGTGAAGTTGTGCAATTGTTTTCCGCAGTTTGGTTCGCCGAATAAAATTTTGCGAGCAGGATCAGCGAATTATATTCCGGATAGGGCGTGCTCAATCGATCTGATAGAGACTGGGTATGCACGGCGAAGTGTGGCCAACTTAGCCAGCAGCTTCGAGGCGTTCTTTAATTCACACATTACAGCTCGGAAACCTGATATATAG
- the LOC131693035 gene encoding uncharacterized protein LOC131693035 isoform X4, protein MKGFVFGLRLFVKLNHGLLLVLLVLVQVEGLPKVFRSNEICGVYNGHRVYLELGDRGQLQATNVTVAKHLNRTASTVCTLELVTCPSCNLKISLSYSNFPTKCSIRNELPCRCDYLEFSEPPFEEDQSRRRNCGNDVIYQSQTRSVLIKFIHWNNHTHAFTLEYVAERNRESLQGDPGQYYNLTGMHSRIITTPYFPSYYPRDFGKEYVLNCNVDACRINIIFSDFQLAKTSTMEFYDWNGQRLGAVSGVSFRPPVVQSTGPSMIVRFFANGGSGLGYRAKVSFLTEESASEPSVLPDTNCGGMVENIGGAITMMNMVPSDNDSKIFDCIWLVKPPNTYAHLKTHLSLKINTLEKIGPNSMLTMIQGTTSNNAVMDVVRSSMQGNGRNYVVPLTTGFYIHLRGTFTIYTRMALVYAAFSYLDCYMGSEYLCQNRKCIPIQLHCDGFDHCGDGSDEPESCEAQWESDVVDRRWYSHTPNYYFPKMDRYPDLRTATTIFIASSLGLIVLISTLVILLYRSGNRARQQRELQSQLQTISDLLVTVIQVDNNSRGAEELDDPPMYEAPPDYDEIIKVGMDDDVKRKRRRHSSSSSGRRSRMRRARRPSNVSDSNNPILEVWLPPESNDIPSTSGTLHVPYGGDNQRSLDLEDDISYDSHWNHQESNAFMSTRVIEWRLQKLQRRVRRAKTSSMARQRPAVQLMYHQRTMNRCSTGIASHPRRS, encoded by the exons CACCTCAATCGAACCGCATCCACCGTCTGCACCCTCGAACTGGTCACATGTCCGTCATGTAATCTGAAAATCTCATTAAG CTATTCAAACTTTCCCACCAAATGCTCCATTCGCAACGAGCTACCGTGTCGGTGCGATTAtctggaattttctgaacctccCTTCGAGGAAGACCAGTCCCGACGACGCAACTGTGGAAATGACGTAATCTATCAATCGCAGACCCGTTCGGTACTAATCAAGTTCATACATTGGAATAACCACACCCATGCTTTCACTTTGGAGTACGTCGCGGAAA GAAACCGCGAATCACTGCAAGGTGATCCAGGACAATACTATAATCTCACCGGAATGCATTCTAGAATCATAACAACTCCCTACTTTCCGTCATACTATCCGAGAGACTTTGGAAAGGAATATGTGTTAAATTGTAATGTGGATGCTTGCAGGATAAACATAATCTTCAGTGATTTTCAGCTAGCGAAAACTTCTACGATGGAGTTCTACGACTGGAATGGACAACGGCTGGGAGCAGTTTCAGGTGTGAGTTTTCGACCGCCGGTGGTACAGAGTACTGGTCCCTCAATGATAGTTAGATTTTTTGCTAATGGAGGCTCTGGACTAGGCTACCGTGCGAAAGTATCGTTTTTGACAGAGGAAAGTGCCTCAGAACCGTCGGTACTACCGGATACCAACTGTGGTGGTATGGTGGAGAACATTGGCGGGGCCATCACAATGATGAACATGGTGCCTAGCGATAACGACTCCAAGATATTCGACTGTATCTGGTTGGTGAAACCCCCGAATACCTATGCGCATCTTAAGACGCACCTGTCCCTGAAGATTAACACGCTGGAAAAGATCGGGCCGAATTCCATGTTGACTATGATTCAGGGTACGACTTCGAACAATGCAGTGATGGATGTGGTTCGATCCAGTATGCAAGGAAACGGAAGGAACTACGTGGTTCCGTTGACGACGGGATTTTATATACATTTGAGGGGGACATTCACAATATATACCAGAATGGCTTTGGTGTATGCGGCCTTTAGTTATCTTG ATTGCTATATGGGATCTGAATATCTctgtcaaaatcgaaaatgcaTCCCAATCCAGCTTCACTGTGATGGTTTTGATCACTGTGGGGATGGAAGCGATGAACCAGAAAGCTGTGAAGCTCAATGGGAGTCTGATGTGGTGGATCGCCGATGGTATTCGCATACACCGAACTATTACTTTCCTAAGATGGATCGATATCCGGATCTTCGGACTGCTACTACCATCTTTATTGCAAGTTCTCTAGGTTTAATAGTTTTAATTTCAACACTGGTTATATTGCTGTATCGCTCTGGAAATCGCGCACGCCAGCAACGGGAACTGCAAAGTCAACTACAGACCATCAGTGATTTATTAG TGACTGTTATTCAAGTAGATAATAATTCGCGTGGCGCTGAAGAACTGGACGATCCACCGATGTATGAAGCTCCACCTGACTATGATGAAATAATCAAAGTAGGAATGGATGACGATGTCAAGCGAAAACGAAGAAGACATTCGTCGTCTTCTTCCGGAAGGCGGAGCCGGATGAGACGAGCCCGTAGACCTAGTAACGTTTCCGATAGTAACAATCCGATTCTTGAGGTTTGGCTACCACCAGAATCGAATGATATTCCCTCAACTAGTGGAACGCTGCATGTACCCTACGGTGGTGATAACCAACGAAGTCTAGATCTAGAGGACGACATTTCATACGATTCACACTGGAATCATCAGGAATCGAATGCTTTCATGTCTACCCGTGTCATAG AATGGCGTTTACAGAAGCTGCAGCGTCGTGTTCGACGGGCCAAAACCTCATCAATGGCACGGCAACGTCCAGCAGTGCAACTAATGTACCACCAGCGTACGATGAATCGTTGTTCTACCGGAATCG CATCTCATCCGCGAAGATCGTAA
- the LOC131693035 gene encoding uncharacterized protein LOC131693035 isoform X3, which translates to MKGFVFGLRLFVKLNHGLLLVLLVLVQVEGLPKVFRSNEICGVYNGHRVYLELGDRGQLQATNVTVAKHLNRTASTVCTLELVTCPSCNLKISLSYSNFPTKCSIRNELPCRCDYLEFSEPPFEEDQSRRRNCGNDVIYQSQTRSVLIKFIHWNNHTHAFTLEYVAERNRESLQGDPGQYYNLTGMHSRIITTPYFPSYYPRDFGKEYVLNCNVDACRINIIFSDFQLAKTSTMEFYDWNGQRLGAVSGVSFRPPVVQSTGPSMIVRFFANGGSGLGYRAKVSFLTEESASEPSVLPDTNCGGMVENIGGAITMMNMVPSDNDSKIFDCIWLVKPPNTYAHLKTHLSLKINTLEKIGPNSMLTMIQGTTSNNAVMDVVRSSMQGNGRNYVVPLTTGFYIHLRGTFTIYTRMALVYAAFSYLDCYMGSEYLCQNRKCIPIQLHCDGFDHCGDGSDEPESCEAQWESDVVDRRWYSHTPNYYFPKMDRYPDLRTATTIFIASSLGLIVLISTLVILLYRSGNRARQQRELQSQLQTISDLLDNNSRGAEELDDPPMYEAPPDYDEIIKVGMDDDVKRKRRRHSSSSSGRRSRMRRARRPSNVSDSNNPILEVWLPPESNDIPSTSGTLHVPYGGDNQRSLDLEDDISYDSHWNHQESNAFMSTRVIEAAASCSTGQNLINGTATSSSATNVPPAYDESLFYRNRISSAKIVSHSTSTSDDSMPRGCSEEAPNVTPSPKEASEQSTSRIPPPTERSNSNNTRSSTSFDATEKPQHIWSENTRRQRLWLTFGSDEFQFPAASTSYCEALDSIDFSRVRAIDAYLLACESASNNKQSSPEDNSQNKMGVTGCPPISSTSSVLKNLQTDSSTSIASNGQGYTAKNCHCCKEKLSLQDSLCQNCTSVRQTSIPAVICSTCGGKISLQESLNLSREANQQTTTGGSDGEVPLPSGPTVKLCNCFPQFGSPNKILRAGSANYIPDRACSIDLIETGYARRSVANLASSFEAFFNSHITARKPDI; encoded by the exons CACCTCAATCGAACCGCATCCACCGTCTGCACCCTCGAACTGGTCACATGTCCGTCATGTAATCTGAAAATCTCATTAAG CTATTCAAACTTTCCCACCAAATGCTCCATTCGCAACGAGCTACCGTGTCGGTGCGATTAtctggaattttctgaacctccCTTCGAGGAAGACCAGTCCCGACGACGCAACTGTGGAAATGACGTAATCTATCAATCGCAGACCCGTTCGGTACTAATCAAGTTCATACATTGGAATAACCACACCCATGCTTTCACTTTGGAGTACGTCGCGGAAA GAAACCGCGAATCACTGCAAGGTGATCCAGGACAATACTATAATCTCACCGGAATGCATTCTAGAATCATAACAACTCCCTACTTTCCGTCATACTATCCGAGAGACTTTGGAAAGGAATATGTGTTAAATTGTAATGTGGATGCTTGCAGGATAAACATAATCTTCAGTGATTTTCAGCTAGCGAAAACTTCTACGATGGAGTTCTACGACTGGAATGGACAACGGCTGGGAGCAGTTTCAGGTGTGAGTTTTCGACCGCCGGTGGTACAGAGTACTGGTCCCTCAATGATAGTTAGATTTTTTGCTAATGGAGGCTCTGGACTAGGCTACCGTGCGAAAGTATCGTTTTTGACAGAGGAAAGTGCCTCAGAACCGTCGGTACTACCGGATACCAACTGTGGTGGTATGGTGGAGAACATTGGCGGGGCCATCACAATGATGAACATGGTGCCTAGCGATAACGACTCCAAGATATTCGACTGTATCTGGTTGGTGAAACCCCCGAATACCTATGCGCATCTTAAGACGCACCTGTCCCTGAAGATTAACACGCTGGAAAAGATCGGGCCGAATTCCATGTTGACTATGATTCAGGGTACGACTTCGAACAATGCAGTGATGGATGTGGTTCGATCCAGTATGCAAGGAAACGGAAGGAACTACGTGGTTCCGTTGACGACGGGATTTTATATACATTTGAGGGGGACATTCACAATATATACCAGAATGGCTTTGGTGTATGCGGCCTTTAGTTATCTTG ATTGCTATATGGGATCTGAATATCTctgtcaaaatcgaaaatgcaTCCCAATCCAGCTTCACTGTGATGGTTTTGATCACTGTGGGGATGGAAGCGATGAACCAGAAAGCTGTGAAGCTCAATGGGAGTCTGATGTGGTGGATCGCCGATGGTATTCGCATACACCGAACTATTACTTTCCTAAGATGGATCGATATCCGGATCTTCGGACTGCTACTACCATCTTTATTGCAAGTTCTCTAGGTTTAATAGTTTTAATTTCAACACTGGTTATATTGCTGTATCGCTCTGGAAATCGCGCACGCCAGCAACGGGAACTGCAAAGTCAACTACAGACCATCAGTGATTTATTAG ATAATAATTCGCGTGGCGCTGAAGAACTGGACGATCCACCGATGTATGAAGCTCCACCTGACTATGATGAAATAATCAAAGTAGGAATGGATGACGATGTCAAGCGAAAACGAAGAAGACATTCGTCGTCTTCTTCCGGAAGGCGGAGCCGGATGAGACGAGCCCGTAGACCTAGTAACGTTTCCGATAGTAACAATCCGATTCTTGAGGTTTGGCTACCACCAGAATCGAATGATATTCCCTCAACTAGTGGAACGCTGCATGTACCCTACGGTGGTGATAACCAACGAAGTCTAGATCTAGAGGACGACATTTCATACGATTCACACTGGAATCATCAGGAATCGAATGCTTTCATGTCTACCCGTGTCATAG AAGCTGCAGCGTCGTGTTCGACGGGCCAAAACCTCATCAATGGCACGGCAACGTCCAGCAGTGCAACTAATGTACCACCAGCGTACGATGAATCGTTGTTCTACCGGAATCG CATCTCATCCGCGAAGATCGTAAGCCACTCAACATCCACGTCCGACGACAGCATGCCTAGAGGCTGCTCTGAGGAAGCACCCAATGTCACACCATCGCCGAAGGAAGCTTCCGAGCAGTCCACCTCCCGTATACCACCACCGACCGAGAGAAGCAATAGTAATAATACACGATCATCTACTTCCTTCGATGCCACAGAGAAGCCTCAACACATATGGAGTGAAAACACTCGTCGCCAACGGCTCTGGTTGACGTTTGGGAGCGATGAATTTCAGTTTCCTGCTGCTTCTACCAGCTACTGTGAAGCGCTCGATTCAATAGATTTCAGCCGAGTACGAGCTATCGATGCCTATCTTTTAGCATGCGAGTCAGCTTCCAATAATAAACAGAG tTCACCCGAAGATAACAGCCAGAATAAGATGGGTGTTACTGGTTGCCCGCCGATTTCATCAACATCGTCTGTCCTGAAAAACCTTCAGACCGACTCTTCAACAAGTATTGCATCAAACGGCCAAGGCTATACGGCTAAGAACTGTCACTGTTGCAAAGAAAAGCTGAGTTTACAGGACTCCCTGTGTCAAAACTGTACTTCTGTCCGACAGACTTCCATACCAGCTGTTATCTGCTCTACATGCGGGGGAAAGATATCTCTTCAGGAAAGTCTGAATTTGTCTCGTGAAGCGAACCAACAGACTACTACTGGTGGCAGTGATGGAGAGGTGCCGCTACCATCAGGGCCGACTGTGAAGTTGTGCAATTGTTTTCCGCAGTTTGGTTCGCCGAATAAAATTTTGCGAGCAGGATCAGCGAATTATATTCCGGATAGGGCGTGCTCAATCGATCTGATAGAGACTGGGTATGCACGGCGAAGTGTGGCCAACTTAGCCAGCAGCTTCGAGGCGTTCTTTAATTCACACATTACAGCTCGGAAACCTGATATATAG
- the LOC131693035 gene encoding uncharacterized protein LOC131693035 isoform X1: MKGFVFGLRLFVKLNHGLLLVLLVLVQVEGLPKVFRSNEICGVYNGHRVYLELGDRGQLQATNVTVAKHLNRTASTVCTLELVTCPSCNLKISLSYSNFPTKCSIRNELPCRCDYLEFSEPPFEEDQSRRRNCGNDVIYQSQTRSVLIKFIHWNNHTHAFTLEYVAERNRESLQGDPGQYYNLTGMHSRIITTPYFPSYYPRDFGKEYVLNCNVDACRINIIFSDFQLAKTSTMEFYDWNGQRLGAVSGVSFRPPVVQSTGPSMIVRFFANGGSGLGYRAKVSFLTEESASEPSVLPDTNCGGMVENIGGAITMMNMVPSDNDSKIFDCIWLVKPPNTYAHLKTHLSLKINTLEKIGPNSMLTMIQGTTSNNAVMDVVRSSMQGNGRNYVVPLTTGFYIHLRGTFTIYTRMALVYAAFSYLDCYMGSEYLCQNRKCIPIQLHCDGFDHCGDGSDEPESCEAQWESDVVDRRWYSHTPNYYFPKMDRYPDLRTATTIFIASSLGLIVLISTLVILLYRSGNRARQQRELQSQLQTISDLLVTVIQVDNNSRGAEELDDPPMYEAPPDYDEIIKVGMDDDVKRKRRRHSSSSSGRRSRMRRARRPSNVSDSNNPILEVWLPPESNDIPSTSGTLHVPYGGDNQRSLDLEDDISYDSHWNHQESNAFMSTRVIEAAASCSTGQNLINGTATSSSATNVPPAYDESLFYRNRISSAKIVSHSTSTSDDSMPRGCSEEAPNVTPSPKEASEQSTSRIPPPTERSNSNNTRSSTSFDATEKPQHIWSENTRRQRLWLTFGSDEFQFPAASTSYCEALDSIDFSRVRAIDAYLLACESASNNKQSSPEDNSQNKMGVTGCPPISSTSSVLKNLQTDSSTSIASNGQGYTAKNCHCCKEKLSLQDSLCQNCTSVRQTSIPAVICSTCGGKISLQESLNLSREANQQTTTGGSDGEVPLPSGPTVKLCNCFPQFGSPNKILRAGSANYIPDRACSIDLIETGYARRSVANLASSFEAFFNSHITARKPDI, from the exons CACCTCAATCGAACCGCATCCACCGTCTGCACCCTCGAACTGGTCACATGTCCGTCATGTAATCTGAAAATCTCATTAAG CTATTCAAACTTTCCCACCAAATGCTCCATTCGCAACGAGCTACCGTGTCGGTGCGATTAtctggaattttctgaacctccCTTCGAGGAAGACCAGTCCCGACGACGCAACTGTGGAAATGACGTAATCTATCAATCGCAGACCCGTTCGGTACTAATCAAGTTCATACATTGGAATAACCACACCCATGCTTTCACTTTGGAGTACGTCGCGGAAA GAAACCGCGAATCACTGCAAGGTGATCCAGGACAATACTATAATCTCACCGGAATGCATTCTAGAATCATAACAACTCCCTACTTTCCGTCATACTATCCGAGAGACTTTGGAAAGGAATATGTGTTAAATTGTAATGTGGATGCTTGCAGGATAAACATAATCTTCAGTGATTTTCAGCTAGCGAAAACTTCTACGATGGAGTTCTACGACTGGAATGGACAACGGCTGGGAGCAGTTTCAGGTGTGAGTTTTCGACCGCCGGTGGTACAGAGTACTGGTCCCTCAATGATAGTTAGATTTTTTGCTAATGGAGGCTCTGGACTAGGCTACCGTGCGAAAGTATCGTTTTTGACAGAGGAAAGTGCCTCAGAACCGTCGGTACTACCGGATACCAACTGTGGTGGTATGGTGGAGAACATTGGCGGGGCCATCACAATGATGAACATGGTGCCTAGCGATAACGACTCCAAGATATTCGACTGTATCTGGTTGGTGAAACCCCCGAATACCTATGCGCATCTTAAGACGCACCTGTCCCTGAAGATTAACACGCTGGAAAAGATCGGGCCGAATTCCATGTTGACTATGATTCAGGGTACGACTTCGAACAATGCAGTGATGGATGTGGTTCGATCCAGTATGCAAGGAAACGGAAGGAACTACGTGGTTCCGTTGACGACGGGATTTTATATACATTTGAGGGGGACATTCACAATATATACCAGAATGGCTTTGGTGTATGCGGCCTTTAGTTATCTTG ATTGCTATATGGGATCTGAATATCTctgtcaaaatcgaaaatgcaTCCCAATCCAGCTTCACTGTGATGGTTTTGATCACTGTGGGGATGGAAGCGATGAACCAGAAAGCTGTGAAGCTCAATGGGAGTCTGATGTGGTGGATCGCCGATGGTATTCGCATACACCGAACTATTACTTTCCTAAGATGGATCGATATCCGGATCTTCGGACTGCTACTACCATCTTTATTGCAAGTTCTCTAGGTTTAATAGTTTTAATTTCAACACTGGTTATATTGCTGTATCGCTCTGGAAATCGCGCACGCCAGCAACGGGAACTGCAAAGTCAACTACAGACCATCAGTGATTTATTAG TGACTGTTATTCAAGTAGATAATAATTCGCGTGGCGCTGAAGAACTGGACGATCCACCGATGTATGAAGCTCCACCTGACTATGATGAAATAATCAAAGTAGGAATGGATGACGATGTCAAGCGAAAACGAAGAAGACATTCGTCGTCTTCTTCCGGAAGGCGGAGCCGGATGAGACGAGCCCGTAGACCTAGTAACGTTTCCGATAGTAACAATCCGATTCTTGAGGTTTGGCTACCACCAGAATCGAATGATATTCCCTCAACTAGTGGAACGCTGCATGTACCCTACGGTGGTGATAACCAACGAAGTCTAGATCTAGAGGACGACATTTCATACGATTCACACTGGAATCATCAGGAATCGAATGCTTTCATGTCTACCCGTGTCATAG AAGCTGCAGCGTCGTGTTCGACGGGCCAAAACCTCATCAATGGCACGGCAACGTCCAGCAGTGCAACTAATGTACCACCAGCGTACGATGAATCGTTGTTCTACCGGAATCG CATCTCATCCGCGAAGATCGTAAGCCACTCAACATCCACGTCCGACGACAGCATGCCTAGAGGCTGCTCTGAGGAAGCACCCAATGTCACACCATCGCCGAAGGAAGCTTCCGAGCAGTCCACCTCCCGTATACCACCACCGACCGAGAGAAGCAATAGTAATAATACACGATCATCTACTTCCTTCGATGCCACAGAGAAGCCTCAACACATATGGAGTGAAAACACTCGTCGCCAACGGCTCTGGTTGACGTTTGGGAGCGATGAATTTCAGTTTCCTGCTGCTTCTACCAGCTACTGTGAAGCGCTCGATTCAATAGATTTCAGCCGAGTACGAGCTATCGATGCCTATCTTTTAGCATGCGAGTCAGCTTCCAATAATAAACAGAG tTCACCCGAAGATAACAGCCAGAATAAGATGGGTGTTACTGGTTGCCCGCCGATTTCATCAACATCGTCTGTCCTGAAAAACCTTCAGACCGACTCTTCAACAAGTATTGCATCAAACGGCCAAGGCTATACGGCTAAGAACTGTCACTGTTGCAAAGAAAAGCTGAGTTTACAGGACTCCCTGTGTCAAAACTGTACTTCTGTCCGACAGACTTCCATACCAGCTGTTATCTGCTCTACATGCGGGGGAAAGATATCTCTTCAGGAAAGTCTGAATTTGTCTCGTGAAGCGAACCAACAGACTACTACTGGTGGCAGTGATGGAGAGGTGCCGCTACCATCAGGGCCGACTGTGAAGTTGTGCAATTGTTTTCCGCAGTTTGGTTCGCCGAATAAAATTTTGCGAGCAGGATCAGCGAATTATATTCCGGATAGGGCGTGCTCAATCGATCTGATAGAGACTGGGTATGCACGGCGAAGTGTGGCCAACTTAGCCAGCAGCTTCGAGGCGTTCTTTAATTCACACATTACAGCTCGGAAACCTGATATATAG